The proteins below come from a single Corylus avellana chromosome ca3, CavTom2PMs-1.0 genomic window:
- the LOC132176721 gene encoding oleosin-like — protein sequence MAEYQEVYIEGPQQEHVSGRSVLCASVAGMAIGGPLLGMSGFSFIASVALLLITSPLLLLFSPLLFCAALLLVGALAGFSAAATIAMAGVSTLGWVFRELRAGRGDHVGSTFGERLAESGERLKKLGEGWAAHLHQMTPGIEFEMS from the coding sequence ATGGCGGAATATCAAGAGGTCTATATTGAGGGACCCCAACAGGAACATGTATCTGGGAGGTCGGTGCTTTGCGCATCAGTTGCCGGCATGGCAATAGGGGGGCCGCTTCTGGGCATGTCGGGGTTCAGTTTTATTGCATCAGTTGCATTACTACTCATAACCTCTCCGCTTTTGTTACTCTTCAGTCCTCTGCTTTTCTGTGCTGCCCTTCTTCTTGTGGGAGCCTTGGCTGGCTTCTCTGCGGCTGCAACCATTGCAATGGCTGGTGTGTCCACTCTGGGCTGGGTTTTCCGAGAGCTTAGAGCTGGCAGGGGAGATCACGTGGGGTCGACGTTCGGTGAGAGGTTGGCAGAGTCAGGGGAGAGATTGAAGAAACTGGGCGAGGGTTGGGCTGCTCATCTGCACCAGATGACACCTGGAATCGAGTTTGAAATGAGTTAA